Proteins encoded by one window of Blautia argi:
- a CDS encoding sugar transferase, with the protein MYQTEKSSWWKHWDFIVLDIICLQIAYVISFMIRHGWIFPYKLEAYKDLGVILALIELCAGFFLESYKDVIRRGYFEEAKRVVLQITVVLGIVIASLFMTKSSEVFSRAVFLRLWILAIMITYMGRVLLKLWVRKVLRNKEKLQKLILVSTGREVKTTIEELEKQKYKNYYISGIILLEKTDIEKILGIPVISCGEDAILGIQNSIVDEVFLDCSTRNPLVKRILSACREMGLTTHYNLGNNDMLSETSMVENFGGFAVLTSSIKFADSRQLFLKRLMDIAGGIIGMILTGILTIILAPIIYIQSPGPVFFSQERVGRNGRKFKIYKFRSMYPDAEERKKELMEKNKMQGLMFKMDDDPRIIPIGKFIRKTSLDEFPQFFNVLKGDMSLVGTRPPTVDEYEQYETHHRVRLAAKPGLTGMWQVSGRSDIVDFEEVVALDKKYIEEWNIGLDIRILLETVKVVLTGKGSV; encoded by the coding sequence ATGTATCAGACAGAGAAAAGCAGCTGGTGGAAACACTGGGATTTTATTGTCTTAGATATTATATGTCTTCAGATCGCCTATGTGATTTCTTTTATGATTAGACATGGGTGGATTTTTCCTTATAAATTGGAAGCATATAAAGATTTGGGAGTTATTTTGGCCCTGATAGAATTATGTGCAGGATTCTTTTTAGAAAGTTATAAAGATGTTATCAGAAGAGGATATTTTGAAGAGGCAAAAAGAGTTGTATTGCAGATTACAGTAGTTCTGGGTATTGTGATTGCAAGTTTGTTTATGACAAAGTCTTCTGAGGTTTTTTCCAGAGCAGTTTTTTTAAGACTCTGGATACTTGCTATAATGATTACATATATGGGAAGAGTCTTATTAAAATTGTGGGTTAGAAAAGTCTTAAGGAATAAAGAAAAATTGCAGAAATTGATTCTTGTTTCTACAGGGCGGGAAGTAAAAACAACCATTGAAGAGCTGGAAAAACAAAAGTATAAAAATTACTATATTAGCGGGATTATATTATTAGAGAAAACAGATATAGAAAAAATATTAGGAATTCCGGTGATTTCCTGTGGAGAAGATGCAATTTTGGGGATTCAAAACAGTATTGTAGATGAAGTGTTTCTGGATTGCAGCACACGAAATCCTTTAGTAAAGAGAATTCTGTCTGCCTGCAGGGAGATGGGATTGACAACACATTATAATCTGGGAAACAATGATATGCTTTCTGAAACATCCATGGTGGAAAATTTTGGTGGATTTGCTGTTCTTACCTCCAGTATTAAATTTGCAGACTCCAGACAGCTGTTTCTTAAGAGGCTGATGGATATCGCAGGTGGAATTATTGGAATGATATTAACCGGAATTTTAACCATTATTCTTGCTCCTATTATTTATATCCAGAGTCCTGGACCTGTGTTCTTTTCTCAGGAAAGAGTAGGACGGAATGGAAGAAAATTTAAGATTTACAAATTCCGTTCTATGTATCCAGATGCAGAAGAGCGAAAAAAAGAACTGATGGAAAAAAATAAAATGCAGGGACTGATGTTTAAAATGGACGATGATCCCAGAATTATTCCGATTGGAAAATTTATTCGAAAAACATCACTGGACGAGTTCCCACAGTTTTTCAATGTATTGAAAGGCGATATGAGCCTGGTAGGAACCAGACCGCCCACAGTAGACGAATATGAACAGTATGAAACACACCATAGAGTTCGTCTGGCTGCAAAACCAGGATTAACAGGAATGTGGCAGGTCAGTGGAAGAAGTGATATTGTGGATTTTGAAGAAGTAGTAGCCTTAGATAAAAAATATATTGAAGAGTGGAATATAGGATTGGATATCAGAATTCTTTTGGAAACAGTAAAAGTAGTTTTGACTGGAAAAGGGTCTGTGTAA
- the cps2T gene encoding beta 1-4 rhamnosyltransferase Cps2T has protein sequence MENKKKHVFIIGSKGIPAQYGGFESFVENLTKYRKDKEIQYYVSCIPTKEVYDTMPRTFKYNDANCFYVTPRNIGPAKAVVYDIEALRYCIRYIRKKGLEDVIIYILACRIGPFIGYYKKQLQKLGVTLYVNPDGHEWKRAKWSLPVRKYWKISEKYMVKHADLLICDSKNIEKYIQEDYRKFQPKTTFIAYGSETKQSKLEDQDKKWISWCREKQVKPGKYYLVVGRFVPENNYETMVREFMCSKTDKDFVIITGVEHNKFYQKLKETTHFDKDKRIKFVGTVYDSELLKKIRENAYGYFHGHEVGGTNPSLLEALGSTKLNLLLDVGFNREVGEDGALYWSKEIGNLAKVIEEADKMKEQEILELEKKAKERVEQEYSWDIIVDRYEKVFKR, from the coding sequence ATGGAAAATAAGAAAAAACATGTGTTTATTATCGGTTCTAAAGGAATCCCCGCACAATATGGCGGATTTGAATCTTTTGTGGAGAATCTGACAAAATATAGAAAAGATAAAGAAATACAATATTATGTATCTTGTATTCCCACAAAAGAAGTGTATGATACAATGCCCAGGACTTTTAAATATAATGATGCAAACTGTTTTTATGTAACACCGAGAAATATCGGACCGGCAAAAGCTGTTGTTTATGATATTGAGGCATTGAGGTATTGTATTCGCTATATTAGAAAGAAAGGATTAGAAGATGTAATTATCTATATTTTAGCATGCAGAATAGGACCGTTTATTGGCTATTATAAAAAACAGTTGCAAAAGCTGGGAGTTACTTTGTATGTAAATCCGGACGGACATGAGTGGAAACGGGCAAAATGGAGTCTTCCTGTAAGAAAATACTGGAAAATATCTGAAAAATATATGGTAAAACATGCAGATTTGCTCATCTGCGACAGTAAGAATATAGAAAAATATATACAGGAAGATTACAGAAAATTTCAGCCAAAGACCACTTTTATTGCATATGGTTCGGAAACCAAGCAATCCAAATTAGAAGATCAGGATAAAAAATGGATATCCTGGTGCCGGGAAAAACAGGTAAAACCGGGCAAGTATTATTTGGTAGTGGGAAGATTTGTACCGGAAAATAATTATGAAACTATGGTCAGAGAATTTATGTGTTCTAAAACGGATAAAGATTTTGTGATTATCACAGGCGTGGAACATAATAAATTTTATCAGAAGTTAAAAGAAACTACTCATTTTGATAAAGATAAAAGAATCAAGTTTGTGGGAACCGTATATGACAGTGAATTATTGAAGAAAATACGTGAAAATGCGTATGGTTATTTTCATGGACATGAAGTTGGCGGTACAAACCCCAGTTTGTTAGAAGCTCTTGGGAGTACAAAGCTGAATTTACTTCTGGATGTGGGATTTAACAGAGAAGTAGGAGAAGATGGCGCTTTATACTGGAGCAAGGAAATAGGAAATCTGGCAAAAGTAATAGAAGAGGCAGATAAGATGAAAGAGCAGGAAATCCTAGAACTGGAGAAAAAAGCAAAAGAAAGAGTTGAACAGGAATATAGTTGGGATATTATTGTGGACAGATATGAGAAAGTGTTTAAAAGGTAG
- a CDS encoding glycosyltransferase yields the protein MKILVVHNLHRTGSASGDDQVFKNETKLLQQKGIEVIPYTVINDKFDQAGAVGKILMTLGMMWSFENYKKIEELIKREKPDIMHVHTFFPLLSPSILYAAKKYQVKVVATLHDTRFICPCATSLRNGKICNLCGDGKYFRMVKYGCFKNSRFMSLVVATIFKYHRIKKSFYKQIDKYICLNDEQIELLENIGFDKEKIVKKYNFVSDAGLSVAEIPKNYTLPEHFAVFYGRIGEEKGIRILQKVWDTIEDIPPRSDGRGTIRRRV from the coding sequence ATGAAAATATTAGTTGTACATAATCTTCACAGAACCGGTTCTGCCAGTGGAGATGATCAGGTATTTAAAAATGAAACAAAGCTATTGCAGCAAAAGGGGATAGAGGTTATCCCCTATACTGTTATTAATGATAAATTTGATCAGGCTGGGGCAGTCGGGAAAATATTAATGACACTTGGCATGATGTGGTCATTTGAAAATTATAAAAAAATAGAAGAACTTATAAAACGTGAGAAGCCGGATATTATGCATGTGCATACTTTTTTTCCACTGCTTTCTCCGTCTATTTTGTATGCAGCAAAGAAATATCAGGTAAAAGTAGTGGCGACGCTGCATGACACCAGATTTATCTGTCCTTGCGCAACGTCTTTAAGGAATGGAAAAATATGTAATCTTTGCGGCGATGGAAAATATTTCAGAATGGTCAAGTATGGCTGTTTTAAAAATTCCAGGTTTATGTCTTTAGTAGTGGCAACTATTTTTAAATATCATAGGATCAAAAAATCCTTTTATAAACAAATTGATAAATATATTTGTCTGAATGACGAGCAGATTGAATTGCTGGAGAATATTGGTTTTGATAAAGAGAAAATTGTCAAAAAATACAACTTTGTATCCGACGCAGGACTCTCTGTAGCAGAAATACCAAAAAACTATACGCTTCCTGAACATTTTGCCGTATTTTACGGGAGAATAGGGGAAGAAAAAGGCATTCGGATACTTCAAAAGGTTTGGGATACAATCGAAGATATTCCCCCTCGTAGTGATGGGCGGGGGACCATTAGAAGAAGAGTTTAG
- a CDS encoding glycosyltransferase, with protein sequence MGGGPLEEEFRVWADKKANVFYLGYVPHEVCMAIAERADFALMPSIWYEGCSMVAIETESLGIPLITTDIGFFKEAIQNGKNGIKIPLGDIQGFREAIMNFWENPEKVQEMGQNARTDYEKKICTRR encoded by the coding sequence ATGGGCGGGGGACCATTAGAAGAAGAGTTTAGAGTGTGGGCAGACAAGAAAGCAAATGTATTTTATCTTGGGTATGTACCTCATGAGGTGTGTATGGCTATAGCAGAGAGAGCAGATTTTGCTCTGATGCCCTCTATTTGGTATGAAGGCTGCTCCATGGTGGCAATAGAAACAGAAAGTCTGGGAATTCCTTTAATTACAACAGACATTGGTTTTTTCAAAGAGGCGATTCAAAACGGAAAGAATGGAATAAAAATCCCTTTGGGTGATATTCAGGGCTTCAGAGAAGCTATAATGAATTTTTGGGAAAATCCTGAAAAAGTGCAGGAAATGGGACAAAATGCCAGGACTGATTATGAAAAAAAAATATGTACCCGAAGATAA
- a CDS encoding glycosyltransferase family 2 protein: MEQIEKDLISVIIPVYNAEKELGRCIESILKQSYINLQILIIDDGSEDSSLSIARSYEKEDNRIFVFHQMNQGVSSARNLGIEKAEGKYLVFVDGDDFISDDMIERLFLNMAREEQIDVSICNYKRNGLQENEIEGECEVLNKEEAICRLFYRDSYQGFLCNKMFRTEVIKGERLLLNPEISICEDLLFCSLYFSHIRKAVYDSRVCYFYEETGFGATRSDQYNPRRYTMLKSFDEIEKAWDTFASERIKKAAYNYLATVCMLLFKMTVKYHKEADKNAMNQIIGHLKKTGWYYLNSEWQTKFKIAYVPLKLVSYFRK, encoded by the coding sequence ATGGAGCAAATAGAAAAAGATTTGATAAGTGTTATCATACCTGTATATAATGCAGAAAAAGAACTGGGAAGATGTATAGAAAGTATTTTAAAACAAAGCTATATAAATTTGCAGATTCTTATAATAGATGATGGTTCAGAGGATAGCTCCCTTTCCATTGCCAGAAGTTATGAGAAAGAAGACAATCGAATCTTTGTTTTTCATCAGATGAACCAAGGGGTATCGTCTGCCCGAAATCTGGGGATTGAAAAGGCAGAAGGGAAATATCTGGTTTTTGTAGATGGCGATGACTTTATAAGCGATGATATGATAGAACGCTTGTTTCTAAATATGGCGAGAGAAGAACAAATTGATGTTTCTATATGCAATTATAAAAGAAATGGTTTACAGGAAAATGAAATAGAAGGGGAATGCGAAGTTCTAAACAAAGAAGAGGCTATCTGCAGGCTTTTTTATCGTGATTCTTATCAGGGCTTTCTGTGCAATAAGATGTTTCGGACAGAGGTGATCAAAGGAGAAAGACTGTTGCTGAATCCTGAGATTTCTATATGTGAAGACTTGTTGTTTTGTTCTCTGTACTTTTCGCATATAAGAAAAGCTGTATATGATTCCAGGGTTTGTTATTTCTATGAGGAAACAGGCTTTGGCGCGACCAGATCAGATCAGTATAATCCGCGAAGATATACTATGTTGAAATCCTTTGATGAGATAGAAAAAGCATGGGATACTTTTGCTAGCGAAAGAATAAAGAAAGCTGCATATAACTATTTGGCAACTGTATGTATGCTGTTATTTAAAATGACAGTAAAATATCATAAAGAGGCAGATAAAAATGCTATGAATCAGATCATCGGCCACCTGAAAAAGACTGGCTGGTATTATCTGAACTCAGAATGGCAGACAAAATTTAAGATTGCATATGTTCCTTTAAAACTGGTGAGTTATTTTAGAAAGTGA
- a CDS encoding glycosyltransferase, which yields MTNENKRNKLILVLDREEYIQKEKKIKEYLQENYADIEVVYTTYENKLIRRVRSWKFIGKALQHLLYWGLSYQFAGKIYKKAENCDVLCINPIVAIFLGNKNKKKKYNLTMCGFLFEEKKNKLYYNMRKKFTLKAMEGMNRIVVYGSREVNYYSELFGVKNKFYFVPFGMDYFENQQYYGKLPEEYLFSGGGSNRDYKTLLDAYEIMKDNQKLPLCIATNPLLLPDKLPKHVKLISDVVVENFGMVLGKAKCLILSLKNIELSAGHMVMLQALAENVPVIVNRISAVEDYVTEKEVLFFESGNSQDLAEKIDSFLSGKWKPEHTRAFYERNYTFSAMLKRIVELE from the coding sequence ATGACAAACGAAAACAAACGAAACAAACTAATTCTGGTGTTGGATCGGGAAGAATATATACAAAAGGAAAAAAAAATAAAAGAATATCTTCAGGAAAATTATGCAGATATTGAAGTGGTATATACGACTTATGAAAATAAATTAATTCGTCGTGTGAGAAGCTGGAAATTTATAGGAAAGGCACTTCAGCATCTTTTATATTGGGGATTGTCCTATCAGTTTGCAGGCAAAATTTATAAAAAAGCAGAAAATTGTGATGTATTATGTATTAATCCTATTGTTGCAATTTTTCTGGGAAATAAGAATAAAAAGAAAAAATATAACCTGACTATGTGTGGATTTCTGTTCGAAGAAAAGAAAAACAAACTTTATTATAATATGAGAAAAAAGTTTACTTTAAAAGCAATGGAAGGCATGAATCGGATTGTAGTGTATGGTTCTCGGGAAGTAAACTATTACAGTGAACTTTTTGGGGTGAAAAATAAATTTTATTTTGTACCTTTTGGTATGGATTATTTTGAAAACCAGCAATATTATGGGAAACTGCCGGAAGAATATCTTTTCTCAGGCGGCGGAAGCAACAGAGATTATAAGACGCTGTTAGATGCCTATGAAATTATGAAAGATAATCAAAAGCTGCCATTATGTATAGCAACAAATCCTTTATTACTTCCAGATAAGCTGCCAAAACATGTGAAATTGATTTCTGATGTGGTTGTGGAAAATTTTGGAATGGTTTTGGGAAAGGCCAAATGTTTGATTTTATCTTTAAAAAACATAGAATTGTCTGCGGGTCATATGGTTATGCTTCAGGCATTGGCAGAAAATGTTCCTGTGATTGTAAACAGAATCAGTGCGGTAGAGGACTATGTAACGGAAAAAGAAGTTCTTTTTTTTGAGAGCGGAAATTCCCAGGATCTGGCTGAAAAAATAGACAGCTTCCTGTCAGGAAAATGGAAACCTGAACATACCAGAGCATTTTATGAAAGAAATTATACTTTCAGTGCTATGCTTAAGAGAATTGTTGAGTTGGAGTAA
- a CDS encoding glycosyltransferase: MIKVLILTNSFAIGGTEAALNSLLKMMNPEEYQITVLAITKEGPLLKEVPGTVKIKQLLFTKSKYRIFVSGRKEKTDSIKTLAAKIEKKYYYFKYKQNAEKNHLYEKILEYTSPLEGEYDLLLDFHGYGYFLTAYGAECIKAKKKAMWIHDENIWWLYKVVSYLGKYDKIFCVSQAVKTSLLKNFPEYKEKAEVFYNVTDTERIKRMADDALNDERYRGNRKILTIGRMEEQKGYDVAIEAAEILKNRNIAFQWFFMGDGNLRQELEKFVKKKGLEKNIIFLGKKSNPYPYIKNCNLYVQPSRHEGYATTIFEARVLKKIIVASDIPSNREQIKTGINGYLEILKGEAFAERIEGILQGKEHTEKIIGNLENENLDFAGEMKKLDKLLKERK; encoded by the coding sequence ATGATAAAGGTATTAATATTAACCAATTCTTTTGCTATAGGGGGAACAGAAGCAGCCTTAAACTCTCTTCTTAAAATGATGAACCCGGAAGAATATCAGATTACAGTTTTGGCGATTACAAAGGAAGGACCGCTGTTAAAAGAAGTACCTGGAACCGTTAAGATCAAACAACTTTTATTTACGAAAAGCAAGTACAGAATTTTTGTCAGTGGGAGAAAGGAAAAAACAGACAGTATAAAAACATTGGCTGCAAAGATTGAAAAAAAATATTATTATTTTAAATATAAGCAGAATGCAGAAAAAAATCATCTTTATGAAAAAATATTGGAGTATACATCTCCTCTTGAAGGAGAATATGATTTGCTGTTGGACTTTCATGGATATGGTTATTTTTTGACTGCATATGGAGCAGAGTGCATAAAAGCAAAGAAAAAGGCTATGTGGATTCATGATGAAAATATTTGGTGGCTGTATAAAGTAGTAAGCTACCTTGGAAAATATGATAAAATATTCTGTGTTTCTCAGGCAGTGAAGACAAGCCTTTTGAAAAACTTCCCTGAGTACAAAGAAAAAGCGGAAGTTTTTTATAATGTGACAGATACAGAGAGAATCAAAAGAATGGCGGATGATGCATTAAATGATGAGAGATACAGAGGAAATCGGAAAATTCTTACCATAGGGAGAATGGAGGAACAAAAGGGGTATGATGTAGCAATTGAAGCAGCAGAAATATTGAAAAATCGAAACATAGCGTTTCAATGGTTTTTTATGGGGGACGGAAATCTCAGACAGGAACTTGAAAAATTTGTAAAAAAGAAAGGGCTTGAAAAAAATATTATTTTTTTAGGTAAAAAATCGAATCCGTATCCCTATATAAAGAATTGCAATCTTTATGTTCAGCCATCCAGACATGAGGGGTATGCAACAACCATTTTTGAGGCAAGAGTTTTGAAAAAAATAATCGTGGCATCTGATATTCCCAGCAACCGAGAGCAGATCAAAACAGGAATCAACGGATATTTGGAGATATTGAAGGGAGAAGCCTTTGCTGAGAGAATAGAAGGGATTCTTCAGGGAAAGGAACACACAGAAAAAATAATAGGAAATCTGGAAAATGAAAATCTGGATTTTGCAGGAGAAATGAAGAAATTAGACAAGCTGTTAAAGGAAAGGAAGTAG
- a CDS encoding glycosyltransferase, which translates to MKWMHNAKKWKGYKVIFIIHDLESLRKMFKEFGELFQKLDHLMYETGDVFIVHNSKMAEYLIEQNGVDRKKIVCLEVFDYLTDAKPEPEKEKEAADIVIAGNLDEKKSGYIYGLAQVCPNLKINLYGIHYKSEKTVENLQHQGAYPPDILPGKMSGKFGLVWDGQKTETCAGSTGEYVKYNNPHKVSLYIASEKPILIWKEAALAGFVEENKIGISIENLADLEAVLGRITEEQYADMKENIRKMAEAVRTGDFMRRAIEKAEQIQSQG; encoded by the coding sequence ATGAAATGGATGCACAACGCAAAAAAATGGAAAGGCTATAAAGTCATATTTATTATACATGACCTGGAATCTCTGAGAAAGATGTTTAAAGAGTTTGGAGAGTTATTTCAAAAGCTGGATCACCTTATGTACGAAACAGGCGATGTGTTTATTGTACATAATTCCAAAATGGCAGAGTATCTTATAGAACAAAATGGAGTAGACAGAAAGAAGATAGTATGTCTGGAAGTATTCGATTATTTGACAGATGCAAAACCGGAACCAGAAAAAGAAAAGGAAGCTGCAGATATTGTGATTGCCGGAAATCTGGACGAAAAGAAATCAGGATATATATACGGACTGGCACAAGTATGTCCGAACCTGAAAATAAATCTTTATGGAATTCATTATAAGTCAGAAAAGACAGTAGAAAATCTTCAGCATCAGGGCGCATATCCTCCAGACATTCTTCCGGGCAAGATGTCTGGAAAGTTTGGTTTAGTATGGGACGGACAGAAAACAGAAACCTGTGCCGGTTCTACGGGAGAATATGTCAAGTACAATAATCCGCATAAAGTATCTTTATATATTGCATCAGAGAAACCTATTCTGATATGGAAAGAAGCGGCATTAGCCGGATTTGTGGAAGAAAACAAGATAGGGATTTCTATTGAAAATCTGGCAGACCTGGAAGCGGTTCTTGGAAGAATCACAGAAGAACAGTATGCAGATATGAAAGAAAATATCAGAAAAATGGCAGAAGCCGTAAGAACCGGAGACTTTATGAGAAGGGCAATTGAAAAAGCAGAACAAATACAGAGTCAGGGATAG
- a CDS encoding UDP-glucose dehydrogenase family protein, which translates to MKIAVAGTGYVGLVTGVCLASKGHQVTCVDVDEKKVEKMKRGETPIYEPGLQELMAQSVKNLSFTTDYKEAYRDADVIFIGVGTPEKYDGSANLAYVYEVAKQIAQNAEKHCVVVLKSTVPIGTNDKIESYIHDKQINDVKIYVASNPEFLSQGTAVHDTLHASRIVIGVTEEYPAKVLQKVYEDFDAPKLVVERRSAEMIKYASNDFLALKISYINEIANLCEVVGADIEEVTEGMGFDGRIGNRFLKAGIGYGGSCFPKDTKALNWLANFNDNEIRTIRAAIEVNENQKFKLIKKAKKYYHDFLFLNVAILGCTFKPGTDDLREAPSLVNVPLLLEDGAHVRIWDPVGTANFKKRFPDKIQYCDSIEQAIEGADICLILTEWESVKNFEVEKFQKLMKCPIVLDGRNCYSLSAFENTKITYDSIGRKTINPNLYKEN; encoded by the coding sequence ATGAAAATAGCAGTTGCAGGTACTGGATATGTAGGGCTTGTTACAGGGGTATGTCTGGCAAGTAAAGGACATCAGGTTACGTGTGTAGATGTAGATGAGAAAAAAGTGGAGAAAATGAAAAGGGGAGAAACTCCTATCTATGAGCCTGGTCTTCAAGAATTGATGGCACAGAGTGTGAAAAACTTAAGTTTTACAACAGATTATAAAGAAGCTTACAGAGATGCAGATGTGATTTTTATAGGGGTGGGAACACCGGAAAAATATGATGGTTCTGCAAATTTGGCCTATGTGTATGAAGTGGCAAAACAGATAGCACAAAATGCGGAAAAACATTGTGTAGTTGTGCTGAAATCTACTGTTCCGATTGGCACAAATGATAAAATAGAGTCTTATATTCATGATAAGCAGATAAATGATGTGAAAATTTATGTGGCGTCAAATCCAGAATTTTTATCTCAGGGAACAGCCGTACATGATACTCTTCATGCTTCCAGGATTGTAATTGGTGTGACTGAAGAATATCCGGCAAAGGTTCTCCAAAAAGTATATGAAGATTTTGATGCACCTAAACTTGTAGTGGAACGAAGAAGTGCAGAAATGATAAAATATGCTTCTAATGATTTCCTTGCTCTTAAAATATCCTATATTAACGAGATTGCAAATTTGTGCGAAGTTGTAGGGGCAGATATTGAAGAAGTGACAGAAGGAATGGGATTTGACGGTAGAATTGGGAATCGTTTTCTGAAGGCAGGAATTGGATATGGTGGTTCCTGTTTTCCAAAAGATACAAAGGCATTGAACTGGTTAGCAAATTTTAATGATAATGAAATAAGAACAATTCGTGCGGCTATAGAGGTGAATGAGAATCAAAAATTTAAATTGATAAAGAAAGCAAAAAAATACTATCATGATTTTCTGTTTTTGAATGTTGCGATTCTGGGGTGTACTTTTAAACCCGGAACAGATGATTTGAGAGAGGCCCCATCTCTGGTTAATGTTCCTTTACTTTTAGAGGATGGAGCTCATGTTCGTATCTGGGATCCAGTAGGCACAGCGAATTTTAAGAAAAGGTTTCCTGATAAAATCCAGTATTGTGATAGTATAGAACAAGCCATTGAAGGTGCAGATATTTGTTTGATATTGACTGAGTGGGAGAGTGTGAAAAACTTTGAAGTGGAGAAATTTCAAAAATTGATGAAGTGTCCAATTGTTTTGGATGGAAGAAATTGCTATTCTTTAAGTGCTTTTGAAAATACAAAGATTACATATGATTCTATTGGTAGAAAAACAATAAATCCAAATTTATATAAGGAAAACTAA